A portion of the Oryzias melastigma strain HK-1 linkage group LG1, ASM292280v2, whole genome shotgun sequence genome contains these proteins:
- the cfap97 gene encoding cilia- and flagella-associated protein 97 encodes MNSPVSRLSHTALNRQREQQRIQRENQALLKRLETVKPTADLKRLNQLADYQRLAGYLKPAKAHPSFPTYRPVSSERSSNRSTSASSAPRSVSSRATFSETDVPEDYPGRKHTTQPKKPAAKTTPTQS; translated from the exons ATGAACTCGCCTGTGAGTCGTCTCTCTCACACTGCTTTGAACAGGCAGCGAGAGCAGCAGCGAATCCAGCGGGAAAACCAG gCTCTCCTCAAAAGACTTGAGACGGTAAAACCCACAGCTGACCTGAAGCGCTTGAACCAGCTGGCAGACTATCAGCGGCTCGCCGGTTACCTCAAGCCTGCAAAAGCTCATCCATCCTTTCCCACCTACAGACCTGTATCAAGTGAAAGATCTAGCAACAGGTCAACCTCAG catcttcagctcccAGGTCTGTCAGCTCCAGAGCCACTTTCAGTGAGACTGATGTACCAGAAGATTACCCGGGTCGAAAACACACAACGCAACCCAAGAAGCCTGCTGCAAAAACAACGCCCACCCAAAGCTAG
- the cldnd1b gene encoding claudin domain-containing protein 1b: MVDNRYATALVIGSVLSLLAAVYLSAAVGTQHWFQYSSPPANRTTNVSRLREDFLRGDSNEKNHTDVMFRLNGTLGLWWRCIQVPRESDHTFETKCESFSLNQQFMPKYRNLNINAEEDLLRTYLWRCQFLLPLVSLALVVLAGLVGLCACLCRSFTPTLVVGVLHFLAGLCTLGSVCCFRAGVDLLTYYHPPPKGVKGSMGWSLYLALISFPLQMMAAALFLWAAKSHRKNYTRMMAYRVA, from the exons ATGGTGGATAACAGATATGCGACGGCTCTAGTCATCGGTTCGGTTCTGAGCCTGCTGGCCGCGGTCTACCTCTCCGCGGCTGTGGGGACTCAGCACTGGTTCCAGTACAGTAGCCCCCCCGCCAACCGGACCACCAATGTGTCCCGGCTCAGAGAGGACTTTCTGAGGGGGGACTCCAATGAGAAGAACCACACGGACGTCATGTTCCGCCTGAACGGCACTCTGGGGTTGTGGTGGAGATGCATTCAGGTGCCTCGAGAATCAG ATCACACCTTTGAAACCAAGTGCGAGTCCTTCAGCTTAAACCAGCAGTTCATGCCAAAGTACAGAAATCTCAACATCAATGCTGAAGAGGACCTGCTGAGAACAT ACCTGTGGAGGTGTCAGTTTCTCCTTCCCTTGGTCTCACTGGCTCTGGTCGTCCTCGCTGGCCTTGTAGGGCTCTGTGCCTGCCTCTGCCGTAGCTTCACTCCAACCTTGGTTGTGGGTGTACTACATTTTCTAGCAG GTCTTTGCACTCTGGGCAGCGTCTGCTGTTTCCGGGCAGGGGTTGATTTACTCACCTATTACCACCCGCCTCCCAAAGGCGTGAAGGGCTCCATGGGCTGGTCTCTCTACCTCGCCCTCATCTCCTTCCCTCTGCAGATGATGGCAGCCGCTCTGTTCCTGTGGGCCGCCAAGAGCCACCGCAAGAACTACACCCGCATGATGGCGTACAGAGTCGCATAA
- the acy3.2 gene encoding N-acyl-aromatic-L-amino acid amidohydrolase (carboxylate-forming) B, translating to MEHVSLAPLSRVAICGGTHGNEMTGVYIVREMQRKKVSAAGSFSVTPVLTNPRAVDVCRRYTDKDLNRCFTDALLSSPVTDSTPYELKRAQELNAQLGPKGGKEAVDLLVDLHNTTANMGLCLIFYSLDWLTLHLLKYIQNKISSVPVRAIQLDIPLSDAYSLEAVGKHGFAIEVGPQPHGVLRADIFNVAKKAVDLTLEFIQEFNAGRTFEGGEVEAFTLVKSIDYPRDSSGEITAAIHPELQDNDFKLLRPGDPLFLSFSGETLIHEGEELYPFFINECAYYEKKVAFQLARKTTYSFPSVSVEKD from the exons ATGGAGCATGTGTCTCTCGCTCCGTTGTCCAGGGTTGCCATCTGTGGTGGCACCCACGGTAATGAGATGACTGGGGTGTACATCGTAAGAGAAATGCAGAGGAAAAAAGTGAGCGCTGCCGGCTCTTTTTCCGTGACCCCTGTCCTCACTAATCCCCGAGCTGTGGACGTTTGCAGAAGATACACAGACAAGGATCTCAACCGCTGCTTCACCGATGCCTTACTgag TTCTCCTGTGACAGACTCAACACCCTACGAGCTGAAGCGAGCACAGGAGCTGAATGCTCAGCTGGGACCCAAAGGAGGCAAAGAGGCTGTGGATCTGCTGGTAGATCTCCACAACACAACTGCCAACATGGGCCTGTGCCTCATCTTCTACTCTCTGGACTGGCTAACCCTGCACTTGCTAAAATACATCCAG AATAAGATTTCCTCTGTGCCCGTGAGAGCAATTCAGCTGGATATACCCCTCTCTGATGCTTATTCTCTGGAGGCGGTGGGCAAACACGGCTTCG ctATAGAAGTTGGCCCTCAACCCCACGGGGTTCTGAGAGCGGACATCTTTAATGTGGCAAAAAAGGCTGTGGATCTCACTCTGGAGTTCATTCAGGAGTTCAATGCTG GGCGAACGTTTGAGGGAGGGGAGGTGGAAGCATTCACATTAGTAAAAAGCATTGATTATCCAAGAGACTCTTCTGGAGAAATTACTGCTGCCATCCACCCCGAGCTGCAG GACAATGATTTTAAGCTTCTACGCCCGGGGGATCCTTTATTCCTGTCATTTTCTGGCGAAACATTGATACACGAAGGAGAAGAGCTCTACCCTTTCTTCATCAATGAATGCGCCTACTACGAGAAGAAGGTCGCCTTCCAATTAGCTCGGAAGACCACCTACTCCTTCCCATCTGTGAGCGTGGAGAAAGACTAG